The following are from one region of the Anomaloglossus baeobatrachus isolate aAnoBae1 chromosome 1, aAnoBae1.hap1, whole genome shotgun sequence genome:
- the LOC142290222 gene encoding uncharacterized protein LOC142290222, whose amino-acid sequence MVTTQGYHGSDQGPVNALQEPDCQGEASTSRAHDRAPPRPSQGRRRGGGGHSASQRAPDSDGEEAGFINIDLLIDEVREREPLWNMADRRHADSIVTRRLWDEVCHAAVEGWGELNSRGQKKQRDKLQKRWRSIRDRFKKELNQEMQAPSGSGGRRSKYRYFRALSFLRTTMVCRSTVCSTQEPASNPTGAIPEQSATGEHRHRPHPSEPSLPSTSVPSTCAGASRETSLPEAAGDEIAFPLPHPSDTAALSRTPLGSGRQRHRGQEKSYAPEFLHLNAAFQNAIQLLAEQNRSSFSLINANMEKNTHELCTRLDRLHLDASKSPNHCFFQAVLERMEKLSLDHQMHVMQATRQALAQVDSQPPPPTPPRPPAPPPAIVPTPPTAQYQPAAQYQPAAQYQPAAQYQPAAQYQPAAQYQLPTTSAPTLPTHYHISPSTPIMTTTQATNSPATSSVSQSLHSTPQSLPNPIPSPGFPLGFSTTPSPSVTSPPPPPTPLSTLNTPTVRVFPPVSPSSTISTPSPRYTNL is encoded by the exons gcttcaacttctagggctcacgatagagctcccccaagaccgtcccagggtcgtcgtcgaggtggcggtggtcatagt gcatcacagcgtgctcccgattctgacggtgaggaggccggatttatcaacatcgacctcctcatcgatgaagttagagaaagggagccgctgtggaacatggctgaccgccgccacgctgattcgatcgtaacccgtcgactctgggacgaggtatgccacgcagcggtagaaggttggggggagctcaattctcgtggccagaagaaacagc gtgacaaacttcagaagcggtggcggtctatcagggatcgcttcaaaaaggagttgaatcaagagatgcaggccccgagtggatccggaggacgcagatcgaagtaccgttactttcgagcgttgtcgttcctccggacaactatggtgtgcagaag caccgtctgcagcactcaggagcctgcatcgaacccgacaggagcgatccctgaacagtccgccactggggaacacaggcacagaccccacccatctgaaccttcccttccatctacatctgtcccatccacctgcgctggagcttcccgtgagacttcattacctgaagctgctggtgatgagatagcttttcccctaccccacccctctgacactgctgccctcagtagaacacctttgggttctgggcgtcagcgtcataggggtcaggaaaagagctatgcgcccgagttcttgcatctaaatgcagccttccagaacgccattcaattattagccgaacaaaatcgttcatcttttagcttaataaatgccaatatggaaaaaaatacgcacgaattgtgcacgcgtctggacaggctgcatttagatgcaagtaaatcacccaatcattgtttttttcaagccgtactagagcgcatggaaaagctatctcttgaccatcagatgcatgtaatgcaagccacacggcaggctctggcgcaggttgactcccaaccacctccacccacccctccaagaccacctgccccccctccagccattgtccctactccccctactgcccagtaccagcctgctgcccagtaccagcctgctgcccagtaccagcctgcagcccagtaccagcctgcagcccagtaccagcctgcggcccagtaccagctcccaaccacatctgcccctacacttcctacccactaccacatctcgccttccacacccatcatgaccacaactcaagccactaattcaccagccacctcttctgtctcccaatccctccactccacccctcaatccttaccaaatcccatcccatctcctggtttccctcttggtttctcaaccacaccttcaccttctgttacttccccaccaccaccaccaacaccactttccaccctcaatactccaactgtgcgtgtgttcccacctgtcagcccctccagtactatctccaccccaagcccaagatataccaatttataa